The nucleotide sequence AATATATGGTTTTGCGGCTGTAGCCCCCAACAAAACCCTTACAGTGGAACCCGGAGCCCGTGTCCATTTTCATGCCAATAGCGGTATTCTGGTTGCCAATCAAGGGACTATGATCGCTAACGGATTACCTAGTACAGATCCAGCGGTTTTGGAAAATGAAATTATATTTGAAGGAGACCGACTCGAACCGGCTTTTTCAGATATTCCCGGACAGTGGTTTGCCATCTGGCTTACCGCCGGAAGTACCGATCATGAATTCAGTTACACCACTATAAAAAATTCAACTGTGGGGATTTTAATGGACAGTAACGACGGAGACAGAACATTAACACTTAGAAACGTTCAAATTTATAATAATGCTATTTCCGGATTATTGGCCCGCACGGGTAATGTTTACGGAGAGAATATGGTGATCAATAATAGCGGTCAATCATCGCTGGCACTATCATTAGGAGGAACTTATGAATTTAATCACTCCACTTTTGCGAATTACTGGACCAACAGTTTTAGGACATTCCCTTCAGTTTTGATCGATAACATTTTTGTAGGCGAAAATGAAACGGTAACCGAACCACTAATACAAGCCAACTTTAAGAACTGTATTATCTACGGAAACGAATTGCGCGAAATAGGATTTGTTCGAGATGAAAATACAACCTTCAACTTTAATTTCACAAACTCCCTCATTCGATTTGAAGATCCCAATGGGGAGTTCACGACCGAAGAATACAATTTTCAAAATACCATGTTTTACAACTCGATCGTACGGAATACAGATCCCGTATTCTTTGATCCGGCTCTAAATGACTTAAATATTGAAACCGGGACATCGGGTGCAGAAAATATTGGGCTACCAGGTGTTTTGCCACCGGTAGACCTCAACGGAACCAACAGGCAGACTCCACCCGATGCGGGTGCATACGAAACCGTGGTTTTTCCCGATCCGGGAGGGTAAATTAACGAATCATCATATTGGAATATACAAAAAAGCCCGTCTAATATAGACGGGCTTTGTGTTTCAAAAAGATTATATAATAGAAATTATAGAACTTTTACGTTTACAGCGTTTAAACCTTTGTTTCCTTCTTTCAATTCGAATTCAACTTCGTCACCTTCGCGAATCTCGTCGATCAAACCTGAAAAATGTACAAAATGGTCTTTGTTTGCGCCTTCTTCAGTGATAAAACCGTATCCTTTGGATTCGTTGAAGAATTTTACTGTGCCTTTACTCATTATAAATATATTAAATTAATTAAGTCGCAAAGGTAGGCTTATATAATGGCTAAATGGTAATTTTAAGGAAATATATTACAGAAAATCTTGATTTTTGAGCATTTACAGCTCATAAGCGAGGAAAACATTTACTTATTTATGTTAAAATTATGCCTTTTCGGTACCGATTCCGAAGAAATATTGAAAAAAAGTACCGGTTATTGATCGGTTATGTCGGTGGATTTTTCAATTGAGCTGGCATGATCCTTAATCACATACCATGAACCGTCAATATTTTTAAGGTCATAACTCACTATCATTCGGTTAAAATAGGGTTCACCGTTTCTATCGGGTTCACGATACATAACCTCAACGACCGCCATTCCGATCTTAGAACCGGCTTCACTATTTAAAATTTTAGGGGTGAAAGTCCAATCTGGAATCGCAAACCACTCCTCGTGATACGATATAAATCCTTCTACTCCATCAATGATTTCGCTTGATGGCAAGATGAGTTGCATTTGTCCGTTTGGAGCCAAAGTAGCTCGTAGGGTATCTAAATTCCTTTCACTAACAGCGTTTAAATGTTTCTGAAGCACCTCACGAAGTGCAATATCATTCTCACGGTCTGAAACGGTTGAATCCGTCACATTTACGTGGGCGTCGGAAGCAGGTTTTACATCAAACTGACAAGACGTTGCCGTAATAAATACTCCTAATAGTAATACGAAACTCAGCTTTAACATACGTATGTTTTAAAAGTTATTCACACCCCAGATCCTCTCTTGATTGGGGGTCGTTATTCGGAATACAGTTTCCGGATAATACCGCGTCGGGAACATACCGTACCAGATCCGGATCATATAGGGCGTGGGTAATAAAATCGGTGAGCAGATCGATCTCCTCTGCTGTAAGATTTGTTGTGCCAAAC is from Constantimarinum furrinae and encodes:
- a CDS encoding cold-shock protein, with amino-acid sequence MSKGTVKFFNESKGYGFITEEGANKDHFVHFSGLIDEIREGDEVEFELKEGNKGLNAVNVKVL
- a CDS encoding YybH family protein, coding for MLKLSFVLLLGVFITATSCQFDVKPASDAHVNVTDSTVSDRENDIALREVLQKHLNAVSERNLDTLRATLAPNGQMQLILPSSEIIDGVEGFISYHEEWFAIPDWTFTPKILNSEAGSKIGMAVVEVMYREPDRNGEPYFNRMIVSYDLKNIDGSWYVIKDHASSIEKSTDITDQ